AGGGCTCATGGGCGGCAGGCTGCTGAGGAAGGGGGGGTGTTGGCGGGGCTGGGCCGACGGTCGTCCCCGGCGTCCGGGGCCAGCGGCAGCTCGGCGGCGCGGTGCCTGAGCAGGCTGGTCATGGCCGAGCCGGTCACCACCATGGCGGCGCCGATCCAGCCCAGGGTGGTGATCCGTTCTGCCGCGATGAGCTCGGGCGCGAGCGCGTGCACGGTTTCCACGGTGGCCACGGCAAGCAGCGGGGTCAATGCCAGGACCGCGCTGACCCGCGAGGCCTCCCAGTGCGCGAGCGCCTCGGCGAATGCGCCGTAGGCGCCCAGCGTGTTGATGCAGGCATAGGCCACCATCAGCAGGGGCAGCCCGCGCAGGCCAAGCAGGGCGCCGGGATCGGCCAGGGGCCACAGGGCCAGACTTGCGAACAGATAGATGGCCAGCAGGATCGCCGCCGAGCCCAGGCGATTCAGCAGCTGTTTCTGGGCCAGCGCATAGACCGCCCAGGCGATCGCCGCGAACAGCACCAGGACGCTGCCGGTCACGTAGCCGGCCTCGCCCCGCGTGCGGACCTGGTCCGCGAAGAAC
The sequence above is a segment of the Lysobacterales bacterium genome. Coding sequences within it:
- a CDS encoding DMT family transporter; the encoded protein is MALHRSSGRWRLGLALALVTAGFWATLPAALKIALDAIDPWTLTWIRFLFAFVVLATWLGLRGGLAAFQGLSRGHWLLLGLAAIALTGNYVLYLLGLGRTTPGNAQLLIQAAPLLMALGGLWLFRERYGAWQWLGMAGIVAGLGLFFADQVRTRGEAGYVTGSVLVLFAAIAWAVYALAQKQLLNRLGSAAILLAIYLFASLALWPLADPGALLGLRGLPLLMVAYACINTLGAYGAFAEALAHWEASRVSAVLALTPLLAVATVETVHALAPELIAAERITTLGWIGAAMVVTGSAMTSLLRHRAAELPLAPDAGDDRRPSPANTPPSSAACRP